A window from Roseburia sp. 499 encodes these proteins:
- a CDS encoding sensor histidine kinase: MRLREGKIREKISIKWKVFLYLLSFTIILLAILWIFQICYLDTFYKLIKNREAENALEQVVNILESEDTDAENQIDSLAAEGNLSILVTDTNGEVIHSAEYIMNSQMSAIPKEEFERYYNQAKEQGGKAKIEFEGSQNITMPRLEEQPPEVEEGTKTPFQPKAGFFQNHGQKMAQSAIYVEIIENGTEDIVVMVNSQLTPVDATVDTLRIQFIWISVILILLSLLIAFLLSRKISSSIIRVNHSARELAKGDYSVEFSGKDYREIAELSETLNFAARELEKTEGFRKELLANVSHDLRTPLTMIIAYAEVMRDLPGENTPENIQVVIDESRRLTNLVNDMLDISKLQAGVLEKDTSIYNLTESIQSVFERYNKLKEQDGYIIEFQYDKEVMVEADEFKIFQVLYNLVNNAINYTGVDKRVLVRQIIKGDVVRIEVTDTGEGIAEEDLSYVWDRYYKVDKTHKRAVMGTGLGLSIVKNILILHEAAYGVESKLGEGSTFWFELPIYKN; this comes from the coding sequence TTGAGGCTTAGAGAGGGAAAAATCAGAGAGAAAATTAGTATAAAATGGAAGGTTTTTTTATATTTACTTAGTTTTACCATAATTCTTCTTGCCATTTTATGGATATTTCAAATTTGTTATCTGGATACATTTTACAAGCTTATTAAAAATAGAGAGGCAGAAAATGCATTAGAACAGGTGGTAAATATTTTAGAATCAGAGGATACAGATGCGGAAAATCAAATTGACAGCCTTGCTGCGGAAGGAAATCTATCAATTTTAGTAACGGACACAAATGGAGAAGTGATACACAGCGCAGAGTATATTATGAACTCTCAAATGAGTGCTATTCCAAAAGAAGAATTTGAACGATACTACAATCAGGCAAAAGAGCAGGGAGGAAAGGCTAAAATTGAATTTGAGGGTAGTCAAAATATTACTATGCCACGACTGGAAGAACAGCCGCCGGAAGTAGAGGAAGGTACTAAAACTCCATTTCAGCCCAAAGCAGGATTTTTTCAAAATCATGGACAGAAGATGGCGCAGTCAGCTATTTATGTAGAAATTATTGAGAATGGTACAGAGGATATCGTGGTTATGGTAAATTCTCAGTTGACACCGGTAGATGCAACAGTGGATACCCTGCGAATACAGTTTATTTGGATTTCCGTTATTCTGATATTACTGTCTTTATTGATAGCGTTTTTGTTGTCAAGGAAAATTTCAAGTTCGATTATCAGGGTAAATCATTCTGCCAGAGAACTGGCAAAAGGAGACTATTCTGTAGAGTTTTCAGGAAAGGATTATCGTGAAATTGCAGAACTGTCAGAAACATTGAATTTTGCAGCGAGAGAACTGGAGAAGACAGAAGGATTTCGCAAGGAGCTTTTAGCCAATGTTTCCCATGACTTGCGTACGCCATTAACCATGATTATTGCCTATGCAGAAGTAATGCGGGATTTGCCGGGAGAAAATACACCGGAAAATATACAGGTAGTGATTGATGAATCACGCCGATTGACGAATCTGGTAAATGATATGCTTGATATATCTAAGCTTCAGGCGGGAGTGCTGGAAAAAGATACTTCTATATATAATCTGACAGAAAGTATCCAATCGGTTTTTGAACGGTATAATAAGCTAAAAGAGCAGGATGGATACATTATTGAATTCCAGTATGACAAGGAAGTGATGGTAGAAGCTGATGAATTTAAAATTTTTCAGGTCCTCTACAATCTGGTGAATAATGCGATTAACTATACAGGAGTAGATAAGCGGGTTCTGGTGCGGCAGATTATAAAAGGTGATGTGGTACGAATTGAAGTGACCGATACAGGGGAAGGAATTGCAGAGGAAGACCTTTCTTATGTATGGGATCGATATTATAAGGTGGATAAGACGCATAAAAGGGCAGTGATGGGAACTGGTCTGGGACTATCTATTGTAAAGAATATTCTGATACTTCACGAAGCGGCTTATGGGGTAGAAAGTAAGTTGGGGGAGGGCAGCACGTTCTGGTTTGAATTGCCTATTTATAAGAATTAA
- a CDS encoding response regulator transcription factor: MKRILVVDDEEKIRTIIRKYGEFEGYEITEARDGMEAVRICQRQDFDVIILDVMMPELDGFSTCREIKKEKDIPVIMLSARGEEYDRIHGFEIGIDDYVVKPFSPKELMMRVKVVISRNQSKEEKAERDVFRKEGLEVDFTGRTVTVDGKRVEMSPKEYELLFYLVKNRNIALEREKLITEVWGYDYYGDDRTLDTHVKLLRSSLGEYRKFLVTLRGVGYRFEA; this comes from the coding sequence GTGAAAAGAATATTAGTTGTAGATGATGAAGAAAAGATTCGTACAATTATTCGAAAATATGGGGAATTTGAAGGATACGAGATTACTGAAGCGAGGGATGGAATGGAAGCGGTCCGAATTTGTCAGCGCCAGGATTTTGATGTGATTATTTTGGATGTGATGATGCCGGAATTGGATGGTTTTTCTACTTGCCGTGAGATTAAGAAGGAAAAAGATATACCTGTTATTATGCTCTCTGCGAGAGGAGAAGAATATGACCGAATTCATGGATTTGAAATTGGAATAGATGATTATGTGGTGAAGCCATTTTCTCCGAAGGAATTGATGATGCGGGTGAAAGTGGTTATTAGTCGCAATCAGAGCAAGGAAGAAAAGGCAGAGCGTGACGTCTTCCGCAAAGAAGGATTAGAAGTAGATTTCACAGGAAGAACGGTTACTGTAGATGGAAAAAGAGTAGAGATGTCACCGAAGGAATATGAATTGTTATTTTATCTGGTAAAAAATCGTAATATTGCTTTGGAGCGGGAAAAACTTATTACAGAGGTATGGGGGTATGATTATTATGGAGATGACCGTACCTTAGATACGCATGTGAAACTTTTGCGCAGCAGTCTTGGAGAATATCGCAAGTTTCTGGTGACGCTAAGAGGGGTGGGATATCGATTTGAGGCTTAG
- a CDS encoding cytidine deaminase — MDITNLIEKAIEAKENAYVPYSNFRVGAALLTKSGKIYTGCNIENVSYGATNCAERTAVFKAVSEGEKEFQAIAINGDNGDYLPPCGICRQVLSEFADDSLKVILANSAEDYKVISLGELLPGAFSSKNLNCVTT, encoded by the coding sequence ATGGATATTACGAATTTGATTGAAAAGGCAATAGAGGCAAAGGAAAATGCATATGTTCCATATTCAAATTTTCGGGTAGGCGCAGCATTACTCACAAAAAGTGGAAAAATATATACCGGGTGTAATATTGAAAATGTAAGCTATGGTGCAACAAACTGCGCAGAACGAACTGCGGTATTTAAAGCTGTTTCCGAAGGAGAAAAGGAATTTCAGGCAATTGCTATAAACGGTGATAATGGAGATTATTTGCCGCCATGCGGAATATGTCGTCAAGTACTTTCAGAATTTGCAGATGATTCTTTGAAAGTTATTTTGGCAAACAGTGCAGAGGATTACAAAGTGATTTCATTGGGAGAGTTATTGCCGGGGGCTTTTAGCTCAAAAAATCTGAATTGCGTAACTACATAA
- the thrC gene encoding threonine synthase, whose amino-acid sequence MLYSSTRNADEKVTASQAILKGLAENGGLFVPDSIPSLEVPVEKLADMSYQETAYEVMKLFLTDFTEEELKNCIKNAYDSKFDTEEIAPLVKAQDAYYLELFHGATIAFKDMALSILPHLLITAARKNEVKNDIVILTATSGDTGKAALAGFADVKGTKIIVFYPKDGVSPIQQKQMVTQKGDNTFVVGINGNFDQAQTGVKQMFSDKALAKEMEAAGYQFSSANSINIGRLVPQIVYYVYAYAKMVKAGNIQNGETMNVVVPTGNFGNILAAFYAKNMGLPIGKLICASNENKVLYDFFTTGEYDKNRDFILTSSPSMDILISSNLERLIYRIAGNDAKKNQELMKSLQENGKYEITAEMKEQLKDFYGNYASEAETAAIIKEIYDETGYIIDTHTAVAAVVYKKYQKDTKDVAKTVIASTASPYKFTRSVMTAIDEKYDSQPDFELVDELEKLSKVKVPQAIEDIRTAPVLHKTVCEVNEMQSVVKKFLGI is encoded by the coding sequence ATGTTATATTCAAGCACAAGAAACGCAGATGAGAAAGTAACGGCTTCTCAGGCGATATTAAAAGGTCTTGCGGAAAATGGAGGACTTTTTGTACCGGATAGTATTCCGTCTCTGGAGGTTCCGGTAGAAAAGCTGGCAGATATGTCTTATCAGGAAACAGCATACGAGGTTATGAAGCTGTTTTTGACAGATTTTACAGAGGAAGAATTGAAGAATTGTATTAAAAATGCATATGATTCCAAGTTTGATACAGAAGAAATCGCACCACTGGTAAAGGCTCAGGATGCTTATTATTTGGAGTTATTCCATGGGGCAACTATTGCGTTTAAGGATATGGCATTGTCCATTCTTCCACATCTTCTGATTACCGCAGCACGAAAAAACGAAGTGAAAAATGATATTGTAATTTTGACTGCAACTTCTGGAGATACCGGAAAGGCAGCACTGGCAGGATTTGCAGATGTAAAGGGAACTAAGATTATTGTATTTTATCCAAAAGATGGTGTAAGTCCAATTCAGCAGAAGCAGATGGTAACACAAAAAGGTGACAATACTTTTGTTGTAGGAATTAATGGGAACTTTGATCAGGCACAGACCGGAGTAAAACAGATGTTTTCTGATAAAGCATTAGCAAAAGAAATGGAAGCTGCCGGCTACCAATTCTCTTCTGCAAACTCCATTAACATCGGACGTTTAGTGCCACAGATTGTATATTATGTATATGCTTATGCAAAGATGGTAAAGGCAGGAAACATTCAGAATGGCGAGACGATGAATGTAGTAGTACCTACCGGTAACTTTGGAAATATTTTAGCCGCATTTTATGCAAAGAACATGGGACTTCCGATTGGAAAGCTCATTTGTGCATCTAATGAAAATAAGGTGTTATATGATTTCTTTACAACAGGAGAATATGATAAGAATCGTGATTTTATCTTAACAAGTTCACCATCTATGGATATTCTGATTTCCAGCAATCTGGAACGTTTGATTTATCGCATTGCAGGAAATGATGCAAAGAAGAATCAGGAACTGATGAAGTCTCTGCAGGAAAATGGTAAGTACGAGATTACAGCAGAGATGAAAGAGCAGTTAAAAGATTTCTATGGCAATTATGCCAGTGAAGCAGAAACTGCTGCAATAATCAAGGAAATCTATGATGAAACAGGATATATTATTGATACACATACAGCAGTAGCAGCAGTAGTATATAAGAAATATCAAAAAGATACTAAGGATGTGGCTAAGACTGTGATTGCATCTACAGCTAGCCCATATAAGTTTACCAGAAGCGTTATGACAGCTATTGATGAAAAATACGACAGCCAGCCGGATTTTGAATTGGTAGATGAATTAGAAAAGTTATCCAAGGTAAAAGTACCTCAGGCGATTGAAGATATTCGTACCGCTCCAGTATTACATAAGACTGTTTGTGAAGTGAATGAAATGCAGTCTGTAGTGAAGAAATTCCTTGGAATATAA
- a CDS encoding chemotaxis protein CheX, whose product MYTQFFGNFLINKGIITAEQLMEALKIQSSAHQKLGTLAIHEGYMSANEVEDVYIMQTHYDKRFGELAIKLGYLTQKQVNELLKLQLPDYMKLGQVLIDQNLITNTDLENLVAEYRSAYEIYDLNIALEQQELVDKLLSSFCSQENITEPERLIPYLTLLFNNLIRFIGEDFTPLDIIPMPEIPINFCVYQEIEGTLLSALDMEPQTAIAFANKYVGDTFTELDEYVQASVEDFLNLHNGLYTVNMSNEHSVELKLEPPMVQEHPTLSTDSLAYLLPIVYPFGRINFIISLM is encoded by the coding sequence ATGTATACACAGTTTTTCGGAAATTTTCTAATCAATAAAGGTATTATTACTGCCGAGCAACTTATGGAAGCACTGAAGATTCAATCTTCAGCTCATCAAAAATTAGGAACACTTGCTATCCATGAAGGATATATGTCGGCTAATGAAGTGGAAGATGTTTATATTATGCAGACCCACTATGACAAACGTTTTGGTGAATTAGCTATAAAGCTTGGTTATCTTACTCAAAAGCAGGTAAATGAGTTGTTAAAGCTTCAGCTTCCTGACTATATGAAATTGGGACAAGTATTGATAGATCAAAATTTGATTACAAATACTGACTTAGAAAATCTGGTAGCCGAATATCGTTCTGCTTATGAAATTTATGATTTGAACATAGCCCTTGAGCAACAGGAACTGGTAGATAAACTGCTCTCTTCTTTTTGCTCGCAGGAGAATATTACAGAACCGGAGCGTTTAATACCATATTTGACTCTCTTATTCAATAACTTGATTCGTTTTATTGGTGAAGATTTTACTCCGCTTGATATTATCCCTATGCCAGAAATTCCAATTAATTTCTGTGTATACCAAGAAATAGAAGGAACATTGCTCTCTGCTTTGGATATGGAACCACAAACTGCAATTGCATTTGCCAATAAATATGTGGGAGATACGTTTACTGAGTTGGATGAGTATGTTCAAGCTTCCGTGGAAGACTTTTTGAATCTTCACAATGGACTTTACACAGTAAATATGTCCAATGAACATTCTGTCGAATTAAAATTAGAACCACCAATGGTGCAGGAACATCCGACCCTTTCTACTGATTCATTGGCTTATCTTCTTCCAATTGTATACCCTTTCGGAAGAATCAATTTTATTATATCACTTATGTAA
- a CDS encoding citrate/2-methylcitrate synthase → MSTNYFCEITPEIAHFAELSRQAATINPELFTEYDVKRGLRDINGKGVLVGLTEISDVCSTKMVDGKSVPAPGELYYRGYNVKDIIRGLSDNNHFGFEESTYLLLFGKLPTSEELTSFCQVLANYRTLPTSFVRDIIMKAPSQDMMNTLARSVLTLYSYDDMADDISIPNVLRQCLELISLFPLLSVYGYQAYKHYHDGASLFIHTPDSKLSTAETILHLLRPDSKYTPLEAKLLDIALILHMEHGGGNNSTFTTHLVSSSGTDTYSAIAASLGSLKGPRHGGANIKVVKMFDDMKQHIHDWKDEEEIGAYLTALLNKEAFDHAGLIYGMGHAVYSLSDPRAELFRTFVERLSKEKGREDEFALYSTVERLAPQIIARERKIYKGVSPNVDFFSGFAYSMLDLPLELYTPIFAIARISGWSAHRLEELNYNGKIMRPAYKNVQEHLEYIPMDQR, encoded by the coding sequence ATGAGCACGAATTATTTTTGCGAGATTACACCTGAAATTGCACATTTTGCAGAACTAAGCCGCCAGGCAGCAACTATAAATCCAGAACTTTTTACAGAATATGATGTAAAACGTGGCTTACGTGACATCAATGGAAAGGGCGTACTTGTTGGACTGACTGAGATTTCCGATGTTTGCTCTACAAAAATGGTAGATGGCAAATCAGTTCCCGCTCCCGGCGAACTGTATTACCGTGGTTATAACGTAAAAGACATTATCCGTGGATTATCTGACAACAACCATTTTGGTTTTGAGGAAAGTACATACCTTCTTTTATTTGGGAAACTTCCTACCTCAGAGGAATTAACTTCTTTCTGTCAGGTTCTTGCTAATTACCGTACACTTCCTACCAGTTTTGTGCGGGATATTATCATGAAGGCACCTAGCCAGGATATGATGAATACCCTTGCCCGTAGTGTCCTTACACTTTATTCTTATGATGACATGGCTGACGATATTTCAATTCCAAATGTATTACGTCAATGTCTGGAATTAATCAGCCTTTTTCCATTACTTTCTGTATATGGATACCAGGCTTACAAACACTACCATGATGGAGCAAGTCTTTTCATCCATACACCGGATTCAAAACTGTCCACTGCAGAAACGATTCTTCATCTTCTGCGCCCAGACAGTAAGTATACTCCGTTAGAAGCAAAACTTTTAGATATTGCTCTCATTCTTCATATGGAGCACGGCGGCGGTAATAACTCTACCTTTACTACCCACCTTGTTTCTTCTTCCGGTACAGATACTTACTCTGCTATTGCAGCTTCTCTTGGTTCATTAAAAGGGCCACGCCATGGTGGAGCTAATATCAAGGTAGTAAAGATGTTTGACGATATGAAACAACACATTCATGATTGGAAAGATGAAGAGGAAATCGGCGCCTACCTTACTGCTCTTTTAAATAAAGAAGCATTTGACCACGCCGGTTTAATATATGGTATGGGCCATGCTGTATATTCTCTGTCTGACCCACGTGCAGAACTGTTCCGTACCTTTGTGGAACGTCTTTCCAAAGAAAAGGGACGCGAAGATGAATTTGCTCTCTATTCTACTGTAGAACGTCTTGCTCCTCAAATTATTGCAAGAGAACGCAAGATTTATAAAGGTGTAAGTCCAAATGTAGATTTCTTCTCCGGTTTCGCTTACAGCATGCTGGATTTACCATTAGAGTTGTATACTCCGATTTTTGCTATTGCAAGAATCTCCGGTTGGAGCGCACACCGTCTGGAAGAATTAAACTACAACGGAAAGATTATGCGTCCGGCATACAAAAATGTTCAGGAACATTTAGAATATATTCCTATGGACCAGCGATAA
- a CDS encoding response regulator, translating to MEDVKILICDDSILARKQLKDIIKTCGFDNFIEGVNGEQAVALYKEHKPQLVFLDIVMPLMDGVQAVHEIRQFDPEAYIIIVSSVGTQSQLKAAIMEGAHDFIQKPYSSEAISKVVSKRFEGR from the coding sequence ATGGAAGATGTAAAGATTTTGATTTGCGATGATTCTATTTTAGCACGCAAGCAATTAAAAGATATTATTAAAACATGTGGTTTTGACAATTTTATTGAAGGTGTTAATGGGGAACAGGCAGTAGCTCTTTACAAAGAGCATAAACCACAATTGGTATTTTTAGATATCGTAATGCCTCTGATGGATGGTGTTCAGGCAGTTCATGAAATTCGCCAATTTGATCCGGAGGCATATATTATTATTGTTTCTTCTGTTGGTACACAGTCACAATTAAAGGCAGCAATTATGGAAGGCGCTCATGATTTTATTCAAAAACCTTACTCCTCTGAGGCCATTTCTAAGGTTGTAAGCAAACGTTTTGAAGGGAGATAG
- a CDS encoding cell wall hydrolase, giving the protein MLTIQSLLKNVYWCIRNISKKSYRDCAVIVSGFLVFAMISLNAQAFGGAGKNKVVPKECNTLKGNEEESFEGETEETGLIAGPQFIVICKNALEEQSKIEQEVVKECINLENVGQIQKEFPKSPVNAYQELQLSENDYEALCRIVQAEAGGEDEKGKILVAEVILNRVRTDGFEDTVYNVIFEKSGGSAQFAPTVDGRYFTVEVTEETREAVEKALYGEDYSQGALFFSARSKANPNDMAWFDHNLKWLFQYGGHEFYTLP; this is encoded by the coding sequence ATGTTAACAATTCAAAGCTTACTAAAGAATGTGTATTGGTGTATCAGAAATATATCAAAGAAGTCCTATCGCGATTGCGCCGTTATTGTTTCAGGGTTTCTCGTATTTGCGATGATTTCCTTGAATGCGCAGGCATTCGGTGGTGCGGGGAAGAATAAGGTGGTTCCAAAAGAATGTAATACGTTAAAGGGAAACGAAGAAGAAAGTTTCGAAGGAGAAACAGAAGAAACAGGGTTGATTGCTGGTCCTCAATTTATTGTGATATGCAAAAATGCATTAGAAGAACAAAGTAAAATAGAACAGGAAGTAGTAAAAGAATGTATCAATCTTGAAAATGTGGGGCAGATACAAAAGGAATTTCCCAAATCGCCTGTAAATGCCTATCAGGAATTACAGCTTTCTGAGAACGATTATGAGGCACTGTGCCGTATTGTGCAGGCAGAGGCAGGTGGGGAAGATGAAAAAGGAAAGATTCTGGTAGCAGAAGTGATTCTAAATCGTGTGCGGACAGATGGATTTGAAGATACAGTATATAATGTGATATTTGAAAAAAGTGGTGGTAGTGCCCAGTTTGCCCCTACTGTAGATGGGAGATATTTCACGGTAGAAGTGACAGAAGAGACTAGGGAGGCTGTGGAAAAGGCGCTATATGGAGAAGATTACTCACAAGGCGCATTGTTTTTTTCGGCCAGAAGTAAGGCAAATCCAAATGACATGGCATGGTTCGACCACAATTTGAAATGGCTATTTCAGTATGGCGGACATGAGTTTTATACACTTCCGTGA